A window of Etheostoma spectabile isolate EspeVRDwgs_2016 chromosome 18, UIUC_Espe_1.0, whole genome shotgun sequence contains these coding sequences:
- the LOC116706798 gene encoding LOW QUALITY PROTEIN: hepatocyte nuclear factor 3-beta-like (The sequence of the model RefSeq protein was modified relative to this genomic sequence to represent the inferred CDS: inserted 1 base in 1 codon) yields the protein MMLSAVKMEGHEHPDWSGSSYYAETECYTAAGNMNSGQSMNSMSSYMNAPPGMAGVGHMNAHYVNPVGVNHSMMHAGASQSPGAGIXGLGAALPQSMSSISPPPYGNMAVMSPVYGQACGIRSREPKPYRRSYTHAKPPYSYISLITMAIQQSGSKMLTLNEIYQWITDLFPFYRQNQQRWQNSIRHSLSFNDCFIKVPRLPDKPGKGSFWALHPDSGNMFENGCYLRRQKRFRKTPGSGDKEAAGKPGSEVASVATSSAGSDSPHSSSASSPPSSDAKAAGVDFKPPRGELLPSSPVRVPSPLAHTQHLFSHHHHHHPLLLHEAAAHLKPDPYHQHPHYSFNHPFSINNLMSEPAVQYGGYGCPVSGALVAAKSALDPAHSDNNYYRGVYARPIMNS from the exons ATGATGCTGAGCGCCGTTAAAATGGAGGGACACGAACACCCAGACTGGAGCGGCAGCAGCTACTACGCAGAGACCGAG tgttacACCGCAGCAGGAAACATGAATTCGGGTCAGTCCATGAACTCGATGAGCAGCTACATGAACGCGCCACCCGGCATGGCGGGCGTCGGCCACATGAACGCGCACTACGTGAACCCGGTCGGGGTCAACCACTCAATGATGCACGCCGGGGCGTCGCAGAGCCCCGGGGCCGGGA CCGGGCTGGGCGCCGCGCTGCCGCAGAGCATGAGCTCCATCAGCCCGCCGCCGTACGGGAACATGGCGGTGATGAGCCCGGTGTACGGCCAGGCCTGCGGCATCCGATCCAGGGAGCCCAAACCGTACCGGCGGAGTTACACGCACGCCAAGCCGCCGTACTCCTACATCTCCCTGATCACCATGGCGATCCAGCAGTCAGGCAGCAAGATGCTCACGCTGAACGAGATCTACCAGTGGATCACGGACCTGTTCCCGTTCTACCGGCAGAACCAGCAGCGGTGGCAGAACTCCATCCGACACTCGCTCTCCTTCAACGACTGCTTCATCAAGGTGCCCCGCTTGCCGGACAAACCGGGGAAGGGCTCCTTCTGGGCGCTCCACCCGGACTCGGGGAACATGTTTGAGAACGGCTGCTACCTGCGGAGGCAGAAGCGCTTCAGGAAAACGCCCGGGTCGGGCGACAAGGAGGCGGCGGGGAAGCCGGGCTCGGAAGTCGCCTCGGTCGCGACCAGCAGTGCCGGCTCCGACTCCCCCCactcctcctccgcctcctctcCTCCGTCCTCAGATGCGAAGGCGGCCGGGGTGGATTTCAAACCGCCCCGGGGTGAACTGTTGCCCTCCAGCCCCGTGCGCGTGCCCTCGCCGCTCGCTCACACCCAGCACCTGTtctcccaccaccaccaccaccacccgcTGCTGCTGCACGAGGCTGCCGCGCACCTGAAGCCGGACCCGTACCACCAACACCCCCACTACTCCTTCAACCACCCGTTCTCCATCAACAACCTCATGTCGGAGCCGGCGGTGCAGTACGGAGGCTACGGCTGCCCCGTGTCCGGGGCGCTGGTGGCGGCCAAGAGCGCCCTGGATCCCGCTCACAGCGACAACAACTACTACCGCGGCGTGTACGCCAGGCCCATTATGAACTCCTGA